From the genome of Hippocampus zosterae strain Florida chromosome 8, ASM2543408v3, whole genome shotgun sequence:
CCGCGTGTGTGTTCGTGTTGCAGTCGGTTGAAGGTTTGAACTGGCATTGACCGGACTGTATTTTAAAGGCTTACTGACCTGCTTTGAGAAGGATAATCTGATCGTTCTGACACAGGTCCATAAAGCCGGAGATGCGCTTGGCAAACTCCACCACGTACTGGATGGCGTTGGTGATGTGAATGGCGCACTGTTGCCACATGGCCTCAGCGGACTGAcagaagaggggggaaaaaaaaataaagagaataCAATTAGTCAGAGAGAACAATAATGCAAGTGCTTTAGCGGGCATCTGGTTTACGCTATTAATAGGTTTCCAACACCAAAGACATACTGACCTACGTAGCGTGCGCGCTTGATTGATTAACCCACAAATATTTTGAGATGTTTATTTGTGGTTAGGGGCaattatttgaggaaaatgcATCCGCCGGAACaaggcacatttttttgtttgtttttacttggattcttaaaaaataaaaaaaataaataaataaaaaaataaaataaaataaaataaaacaatatagaaaataaatgaaagaaaataaaaaataaaaaaagatgatcataatcttgtgtgttttgcattttatttggattttgtggcttatttgTCAAACGTATTCAACAAGAACGAGTGGCCTCAAGACGGTGTGTTCAAAGACGAATGGAATTCGAAGACACGGTATTGTGACGAAGTTCCAAATAAACTGCTGCTAAACGTGCCTCTTAAATTGTTTACTcatattttttatctttttatttgcaatagaaaaagaaaaaaaaatcgacgacTGATACAAATAATTTTGTAAATTTTTCACACAATAAAACGTGCAGATATTACTGTTGTCCACTTGGGGTCGCCAATTTCACATTCCACACGATATTATCTGtgactttgagtgtgtgtggctttGAAGGGCGACGCCTAGGTGGCCTGTTGCGCGACGTAGGATTGAAGAGTTGACTGTTGTGCTCACTGTTTGCCCACCCGAGCCGTTAAAAGTGCACCGGCGGCCATGTCGTCACAATACGGTCTAATTAGCCGGTGGTAGGCTACGTTAAATGAGCTCAAATTGATATCTTGTGTTGGCAATTGTGCTGTTGTGGTATGTGAGTGAAATCTGTTCTGCAGTAGACcaaggggtcaccaacgtgggctctctttggaaaaaaaaaagggggggggcggggtcaccCCTGATGGGACATACCTTAGTTTGGTACATTCGAGTCTCTTCCATGGTATACGTTGACCACGCCATTCTCTTCAGCTCCTCTGTACTGTACTGACTCGTCTCGATATGGGACTTGACCACGCACTGAGTTATGTGCTCTGGAGTGGAGAGAACGTGAGCGCTCAGGTTATTGTCACGCTCAGGATTGATATTGATCTGTGCGTTCGCGGGGGTCAGAAAAATCGAGCCGTACCGAGCTCAAGGAGGGAGCATCCTTCAGGCAGCGGGTTGAGGATGGCGTGCGAGAAGAGCCCGGAGTCGTGCAACAGCTGGTACTCGTGCTTGATGCTGTGGTTGCCCTCCGTAAAGTCCAAGTTGGTCTGTTCCGGGGAGCTTTGAGAGGACGAGCTGCTGCCGGCGCTGCCGGCGAGCATGTCCAGGTTGCCGTACTCGCAGCCCCCGTCCTCGGGGGTCAGCGGCAGGTCGAATAGGAGGCCGTCGGGCAACGTGGTGGCGAAGTCGTCCAGATCGCTGAGCGTGGTGCCGGGTACTCTTCTGTAGGTGCGGTCGTGGTCGCCCGGGTCGCCGCTCTCTTCCCGGGCTGCCATGCCGGCGCACTCCTGCGACTGCTGGTGCTTCTGGACTTCGGCGTACAGGCTGTCGCGCTGCTTCTTGGACATGCGGCCAAATTTCACCGCTGCACCGACGACACGTGTACATTTAGTGGTAGTGGTGGAGTCGACGACAACATGTGCAACGTGAACTTACTAAAATTGATCATGTATtgcgattttaaaaatgtatttgatttatATACGGTTTTTCTCTGGGGGTGGATATTACGCCACAGTTTCAGCAAAgttcctgaagcccaaatgaagaGATTGagagctttgtttttttgttattataattggggttttttttttttatgtaacattttattaatggggcggcccggtaggccagtggttagcacgtcggcttcacagtgcagaggtaccgggttcgattccagctcctgcctccctgtgtggagtttgcatgttctccccgggcctgcgtgggttttctccgggtgctccggtttcctcccacattccaaaaatatgcgtggcaggctgattgaacactctaaattgtccctaggtgtgagtgtgagtgcgaatggttgttcgtctctgtgtgccctgcgattggctggcaaccggttcagggtgtcccccgcctactgcccggagacagctgggataggctccagcaccccccgcgaccctagtgaggatcaagcggctcggaagatgaatgaatgaatatttatatgcagtattgccatgaaaaaaaatgcatgcacacTCAGCCCTTTAGTGAGAAAAAAAGTGGCTTATGAATTTTAGTTGTTCCGCTCTTAACTCAATCTTCTCAAAAGCAAATACATTTTCCCCACGAAAAGAAATCCAAATACCATAAAtccattccaccccccccccaaaaaaagccattcGTCATTTTGCCAATtgcttttcaaaaagaaaaatattcccGCCGTGTTTAAAAACATACAATTATGTAAGCTAGTTTTCTAAAGTCGACTATTTATCGTTTGTTGCTTCATCTTGTTGCATCACTTTTGGCCTTCAGCGGGCTCCTTTGTAAGCCTGATTGTGAGTTGGCAACCATGCGTTGGCATAATCGCGATTTAATTGCTCCGTTTTCTTTCTTGAGGCGGAGCCATAATTGACACTTGCGTGAATCTCAAATTTGAGCTTGCGAAACAAAACGAGggagggacattttttttagaaaagctGCCAAGTGATGGCTCATCGCTCGTCTTGCTTGCCAAGCTTCGACTATTAGTTTCCCTCAAGCTTGCTTAGGCCTTGAACCTGCTGAGCAGCAAGAAAAGGAGCAGCAGGAGCTCCTCGATCCGAGTCGTCCGCAAAGCAATCTTGAGAGGAACAAATTTATCGACTGATCGTTTTATCGCATATGGTGGGCTCCATCTCGATCTGGTGTTGACCATGTGCCACTCGGTCAGTCTATTAGGTACAGTACGGGCCACGCGAGTGCTTTCGGACATGGACTCACCGTCGCGGCTCATGCCCAGTGCCAGACACTTCTGCAGCCTGCAGTGCTGGCAGCGGTTGCGATTGGTCCGATCGATCAGGCAGTTTCTCTGCCGCGAGCAGGAGTACATGGCGTTGTTCTGTTGGCTGCGTCGGAAGAAACCCTGGACGGAAAAGAACAACGCGTGTGTTCGCATTGCAAATATCAGTTGGGCGGtgtcggaattttttttttttttataaattgttGGATGCGACCCGTGTGTCATGAACTGAGTGGCAAGCGAGGGACTCACCTTGCAGCCTTCGCAGGTGATGACACCATAATGGATGCCCGAAGATTTGTCCCCGCAGATTTTACAGGGTATGACTTCTATTTGAGctagagagagaaaagaaaggatTGTTGATTTAGTTTGTTGATTCAaactgggaggagggggggggggcagagaatCCGTTTGTGGATGAAGCAAGTTCGAGCAAGTTTGATGATGACAATTTGACAGTTGCAATCATTACAAtaggaaaagatgatttgagatccaGAGGTTTGGCGTGATCAATGTGGTCACGGAacaaatgaatgtatttttctcGAGGCACcacagcattcttttttttttttttgaatgattgtCACAGCCGCAATACCGGTCAAAATGAATCGGAATGTCGACTGACCAGCGAAAGAGggaatagcatttttttttttcctttgagctGCTCCACATTGGAATTACTGTACTCATTTTGCATTCATTCTACCTTCCAACAACTCAACATCTTGACGGCGTTCATCAAAACTGACGTCAGGCAACGTGCTGCAAAGCAGTTTGGACTCACTTTATTTCGCGGGCCCCAAAAACTTCAGGTTACTTGGTGTTCACAAGAGCGGCAATGTATGGCGAAAAGGCAACGAGCGAGTATACATTATGCACCTTGAGTTCATTGTGGAAGCCTGAGCCTTCTTACCGCGGAACAGCATGTTCTTTTCATTACGTTGTTTATCTAAGTAGCCCGGGCCTCCTCAAGCCCAGAATAGCAGGTCAATTGCATTAGCCGAGGCCCGAGGTTATAAAGTTTCATGGCTCCCTGTCAagccgcccccccaaccccccctcttCCTActtgtccttgtccttctctaGGAAGAACAAAATACTTGCAGAAAAACAAACCTACTTCTGAGGATCTCGAATGGGAAAAACCGCAAGTGATGAAACTGACCGTTGACAGttaatgaatttgtttttaaagactcttttataaaaaaaaaaaaaaatactaagaaTTAAATCCGGcttgggtttgtttttcttgagcAGAATATGAGGTcatcccaaaagaaaaaaaaagaaaaagaaaacaaaacataacaacTTGGAAACATTTCATCCATACTTCCTGCATAACAGCTTGAATTCATGGGCGGTATCGGAAGGATATacatgaagaaataaaatggaaagtgcaaagggggaaaaaaaaatgctgctcccTCTACTGCTCCTCTTCAAGGCCTCCCGCCCCTCCGGCAAGCTTGTTATATAACTGCAGTCTGGCCGCATTCCACGAATGCACGCATTCAAAAGGTGGTTGTCCGGGCAACCGTGTGACGTGCCTCGCTCTCCCGCCTCCGTTGCCATTGGCTGCCGGGCGGGTGACTTGAGCGTTTTGATTCGCCGGCTCACCTGCCAGTCAGCTGAGCGGCGCCCAAACTGCTCCACTGACACACTTTCCCGGTCAAGcaggagggaggacgaggaggaggttcttcctcctcctgctatttttttttcttctcattttaaGGCAGGCTCGGACCGATCAAAGAATACAAGGGTGTGGAGTGCAACTTTTGTAAAACATAACGCGGATGACAGATTTAAGACGTCGAGTCGGTGGCTGTTTCGAAACTTGCTTGACATCTGGATTTATTGAAAGCGTCAAAGTACACGCGAGTCAGAGCCCAGTGGCAAGAACAGCTGTCGCCAATCGCGGCTCCTGACTTGTCGCAGCACGTCAAGTATCGGGAGTGAAATTTCAGCTGTGCCCAAGCGAGTCCATAAATCTATTTTTTGCTCGGGTTGAAGCCGGCGGTAGATGAACCCGCAGGCGAATAAATGTCTCGGTAATTACGACATACAAATaataaaagcaaacatgtaTTACCATCAATAAGgaaaaagaagggggggggggggggttcatggcAATGATCCCAGCCAgattaaatgtcactttttaagTTTAATCACTCGTTATCTTCGCCAAGGAGATTTAGCGGCATTGCACAAAAGCAACTGTAACTTTGTCACTAATCTTAACGCAAGGGCCGGTATTTGGTTTGACATTTTGCTTAATTTATGAGCAAATACTACGTGGTCATCAATTCAGAAAATtgatttgtgtatgtgtgtattttatttcacaaaaatgtAGCAGAGCTTAGACTCACAAGCAAAATCCCAGAGTTCCGGATGGATTCAAAAATTCTACTACTAACGATGCAagattttcctttttagtttaaaatagcTTCGCCATAGGTtcgccattttaaactaaaaaggaaaacatttccGGGTTTGgaagcggattttttttttaatctaaccgGAACTCGGTCACTGCTGCCAACACAATTAGGGAACAGGGATTTTGAGCTctaattttaatatttatataaaaatatacattaatgTTAGTAATTTTGGTGTCACTTGGAGAGGATTTTTTTAGGAGGTATCAGCCTCTTAAAAGATTTAGTGGCCTGTCTTAATAGTTTAAACCgtatttggggggttttttttgcctttgaggcGACAACAGAAACAAATTTAGTCACCCCTATGCCAGTCCCAACACTTTACCAACAAAAGAGTTGTAAAAGGcttgtcagtgcagactttgtTCTCTCATTCGAGCTAATCAAACAGTCCAAGGTCCTATTTACCCGTTCATTACCTGACATACTGTACTTAACCTACTTTTGGAAAGGAATTTCGTCTGTGAGTTACTGCTGGATCATTATTACATAGCGCAGTCTAAGTAAAAGGcagacatttaaaatattttcccccCCTGTCAGTTGTTCCAGTGATTGACGCTCTTTCTAAGAAGCTACTCGCCATTTAACCTGCCTGACCTGCCTTGAAAACAGCATACATAGTATAAGACCTGACATGgccctgtaaaaaaaacaaaaagaaaaaaaagaactgcatGATCAAGTAATTACTGCACTGATCCAACCGTCACCGAGTGAAAGCTGAAAGTACAAAGGGGCCCATCACAGAGCCCTGCGACATACCTCGAGAGTGGCTAGACGCCGCGGGGGGAAATTCTGACATTCACGGGCATCTTTTcttgactgacaagatggttgCGGGGCAATTCACCATTGACAAGCAGGCCAAATCACACACCGGCTCAACTTACACTTGTGGTGCAGAATATTTCCAACAAACCGGGGGGAGTTCAATTTGAAGCAGAATGCAGCCACAATGCAACACTGACGGTTCACAAAAAGCCCCAAAAGGCAAATTTCCATCAGCACGCATCCTAAAAAGGACTTGAGGATTTGTCGGCTAGCGCTTcaccataaaaaaagaataacaacaaTGGCGTTTGAATTTAACACAATTAAAAAGGAAGGATGTAATGTGATTCCCAACACCTGTGCTGTCAAGGATCATCAGATGTGCTGCGGAAAATCATCCAATTACATGTAATTGGGGCAAAACGATTCATTTATTCAATTCCTGTTAATGCGCCGTCGAGGTATCGGATCGGGACTCGATATCGGCAGATACGCAAAATCAAGTTACTTGGATATGGGTGCGAAAAATGCgattgtgaagggctaccagtttgatacagacttctgacattttttttacccactTATTTCCGATTAAATCATCATATGTACCTTTGTCTGAGTAAGTGATGCAATCCAATTGAGCACAAGATGAAATAATTATCTTTATATTACCTATAGCGACGATGCAGCTATAGCGTGAAAAGCTCAAGTACAAGCTAGCATAGTTGAAGTTAGCAATTTTTGACATTGAACAATAATTAGCAAAGAAGCGTTTTCGCGCGGGGCAACTTGTAACATGGCCACGTTCATCGGCTCTCATCAAAGGGTGagtaaaaatattgttttgaggAGTTACGACAAACCTCTTGACGCATTTGACGGTTGGGCGCGCTAACGTGATACGTTAATCAAGGTTTTACAATGGAAATAGTGTGCTGGCATTCATTCAAGTGACCTTCTTTCCAAGTGGGAAAACGGGGAAAGAGGTTCCACTGCCGCATGATGTCAGTCTTTCCCAGCCTTtgggccaaggcacatatttcacaTTGGAAACACTTGGTGGCCTAGCACCAAACCGAAATGTCATAGTCGAGAGTGTatattgaaataatgatgatctcGTCTCAATTTACTCCAAAACGTACCGACTCTCAGTCTGTGTCACATCTGGTCTCGTTTAGTTGAACGCAAAGCGGACGTACTTGGAATTAAAGGGACGCACAGACAGTAATAAGACTTTTCGGGCCGGTAGCAGCGGCGCGGCTTGTCGAGAAGAGATCCTGTTTCGAGACACTTGCCACCGACTCCGGGTAAAATTGTACTACAAGTTGGAGCGGCGCGATGGCTATAAAAGCTTCTTGAACCGGCGTCGAACTTCTTGCCAGGCGACAATTATGCAACGCTGCTCCGATGTCAATTGGCGAGCCATCGGGGCGGCGAGGGAACGGTGCGCTTTCAAAAACCGCAGTCTGAGccgtcaaaaaaaatatattattggtGAAACCGAACAGGAAAACGGACGCGTCTCTTGActttgggggacaccctgtgTTAAGTTTCCCATATCTGGAGTTGTTACTCATGAACTTTGACCAGCTGAACAGCAACACGAACACACTCCAATCCCTCTTCCCGGCGCCTTGAATGCCACGCGGGCCTCTGCGACGCAAGCGGGACCACACCGAGGGAATTTGATTGCGATTCTGTTGTACATACACCACAACGACCCGTCGCACATCAATCGCGGTCGCCTTGAACTTTAACAGCCTGTTTCGACGTCACGTCTCCAATCGCCAAAGTTGAATAAGCAGATTTTG
Proteins encoded in this window:
- the rorca gene encoding RAR-related orphan receptor C a isoform X1, giving the protein MLFRAQIEVIPCKICGDKSSGIHYGVITCEGCKGFFRRSQQNNAMYSCSRQRNCLIDRTNRNRCQHCRLQKCLALGMSRDAVKFGRMSKKQRDSLYAEVQKHQQSQECAGMAAREESGDPGDHDRTYRRVPGTTLSDLDDFATTLPDGLLFDLPLTPEDGGCEYGNLDMLAGSAGSSSSSQSSPEQTNLDFTEGNHSIKHEYQLLHDSGLFSHAILNPLPEGCSLLELEHITQCVVKSHIETSQYSTEELKRMAWSTYTMEETRMYQTKSAEAMWQQCAIHITNAIQYVVEFAKRISGFMDLCQNDQIILLKAGCMDVLLIRMCRAYNPINNTFLFDGRFAPAHFFKALGCDDLVTAVFDLAKSLSRIQMSEEEIALFTAAVLLSPDRPWLTDVQQIQKLQEKVYVALQRCLQKGGASEEKLAKMVSKLPIMKSICKLHIDKLEFFRLVHPETAYTFPPLYREVFGSEMTFPDSTEG
- the rorca gene encoding RAR-related orphan receptor C a isoform X2 is translated as MRAQIEVIPCKICGDKSSGIHYGVITCEGCKGFFRRSQQNNAMYSCSRQRNCLIDRTNRNRCQHCRLQKCLALGMSRDAVKFGRMSKKQRDSLYAEVQKHQQSQECAGMAAREESGDPGDHDRTYRRVPGTTLSDLDDFATTLPDGLLFDLPLTPEDGGCEYGNLDMLAGSAGSSSSSQSSPEQTNLDFTEGNHSIKHEYQLLHDSGLFSHAILNPLPEGCSLLELEHITQCVVKSHIETSQYSTEELKRMAWSTYTMEETRMYQTKSAEAMWQQCAIHITNAIQYVVEFAKRISGFMDLCQNDQIILLKAGCMDVLLIRMCRAYNPINNTFLFDGRFAPAHFFKALGCDDLVTAVFDLAKSLSRIQMSEEEIALFTAAVLLSPDRPWLTDVQQIQKLQEKVYVALQRCLQKGGASEEKLAKMVSKLPIMKSICKLHIDKLEFFRLVHPETAYTFPPLYREVFGSEMTFPDSTEG